One Alicyclobacillus acidoterrestris DNA window includes the following coding sequences:
- a CDS encoding peptide chain release factor 3, with product MSTESTKAQGAPAERRTFAIISHPDAGKTTLTEKLLLFGGAIREAGAVKGKKARRHATSDWMEIEKQRGISVTSTVLQFSYRNRRINILDTPGHEDFSEDTYRTLTAADSAMMLIDAAKGVEPQTIKLFEVCRMRGIPIFTFINKLDRQGKDPLALLEELEEVLGIRSCPMNWPIGMGQEFQGIYNRPDNRFERFTDRGTETEQIQVDDIEDEALREALGPALHEQLKEEVMLLDIAGDPFDAELVQRGKLTPVFFGSAIANFGVETFLNQFIDLAPPPGPRPTDDGRVVTTDAPFSGFVFKIQANMNPAHRDRVAFIRVCSGRFERGMTVNHVRTGKKVNLAQPQQFFGQGREIIDEAYPGDILGIFDPGLFRIGDTLCEADKFQFEKLPQFSPEHFARVYVKNTLKYKQFHKGMEQLSEEGAIQVFRQANRTEDMVLGAVGQLQFEVFQHRMKAEYGAEVELHNLPYSFARWLVSPVPIEQLNYDRQAIIVVKDHDDRFVMLFPNEFTIRLVLDKNPGVELHPTSYGVS from the coding sequence GTGTCGACAGAATCGACGAAGGCGCAGGGAGCACCTGCAGAACGCCGCACATTTGCAATTATTTCGCACCCGGACGCGGGGAAGACGACGCTGACCGAGAAGTTGTTATTATTTGGTGGCGCGATTCGCGAAGCCGGTGCGGTAAAAGGGAAAAAGGCGAGGCGGCACGCGACCTCCGACTGGATGGAAATTGAGAAGCAGAGAGGGATTTCCGTCACGTCGACCGTGTTGCAGTTTTCCTACCGCAATCGCCGCATCAACATCCTCGATACGCCAGGGCACGAGGATTTCAGTGAAGATACGTACCGGACGCTGACTGCAGCGGACAGTGCCATGATGCTTATCGACGCTGCGAAAGGCGTCGAGCCGCAGACTATCAAACTGTTTGAGGTCTGTCGCATGCGCGGGATTCCGATTTTTACATTTATCAATAAGCTGGACCGTCAGGGGAAAGATCCGCTTGCGCTCCTCGAAGAATTGGAGGAGGTTCTTGGCATCCGCTCATGCCCAATGAATTGGCCGATTGGCATGGGGCAGGAGTTCCAGGGCATTTACAACCGTCCGGATAATCGCTTTGAACGCTTTACGGACAGGGGCACCGAAACAGAGCAGATTCAGGTGGACGACATCGAAGATGAAGCGTTGCGCGAGGCGTTGGGCCCCGCCTTGCACGAGCAACTCAAAGAAGAAGTGATGTTGCTCGACATCGCGGGAGACCCGTTTGACGCGGAACTTGTGCAGCGCGGTAAGCTGACGCCGGTGTTCTTTGGCAGCGCCATCGCCAATTTTGGCGTCGAGACGTTTCTCAATCAGTTTATCGATCTCGCCCCACCCCCAGGCCCACGCCCCACGGACGATGGCCGGGTGGTCACGACGGATGCGCCGTTCTCTGGCTTTGTCTTCAAAATCCAGGCGAACATGAATCCTGCACACCGCGACAGAGTCGCTTTTATTCGGGTGTGCTCTGGCCGGTTTGAGCGCGGGATGACGGTCAATCACGTGCGGACCGGGAAGAAAGTAAACCTCGCGCAGCCGCAACAGTTCTTCGGCCAGGGCCGCGAGATTATCGATGAGGCGTATCCTGGAGACATTCTCGGCATTTTTGACCCGGGGCTGTTCCGCATTGGGGACACCTTGTGCGAGGCAGACAAGTTCCAGTTTGAGAAGCTTCCACAGTTCTCGCCTGAGCACTTTGCTCGGGTTTACGTGAAGAACACGCTGAAGTACAAGCAATTTCACAAAGGGATGGAACAACTGTCTGAAGAGGGTGCAATTCAGGTTTTCCGGCAGGCGAATCGCACCGAGGACATGGTGCTGGGCGCGGTCGGGCAACTGCAGTTTGAGGTGTTCCAACACCGGATGAAGGCGGAGTACGGCGCCGAAGTCGAACTGCACAACCTGCCCTATTCGTTCGCGCGCTGGTTGGTGTCGCCAGTTCCAATTGAACAATTAAACTACGACCGTCAGGCCATTATCGTCGTCAAAGATCACGATGACCGGTTTGTGATGCTGTTCCCGAACGAGTTTACAATTCGTCTCGTGCTCGATAAGAATCCGGGTGTCGAATTGCACCCCACCTCTTACGGCGTCTCGTAA